Proteins found in one Luteimonas chenhongjianii genomic segment:
- the sppA gene encoding signal peptide peptidase SppA has product MSTVQPPRAPLTRFIVGIWDGMNFIRRLTLNLLFFGLLLLVGLLVLIAIVGGGGRQAPLLERTTLVVAPEGLLVEQYRTDPFMRALAQSSGSGVGEVQLRDVLRALEAAKTNDHIERVLLRTDRMTFSGYASMREVADAIAEVRAAGKQVVAFGEYFGQQQYLLAAQADEVYLDPEGGMMLEGISGYRQYYHEALADKLGVDVHLFKVGEYKSAAEPYILDGASPEAKEADLYWMNDIWQRFVADIGRVRGIAPEVLNAGIDTLPQGIVAAQGDLARYALSQRLVDGLKTREEVEQLLVERGVADDDADGGFRQVSMDDFLAQVAPVTGVDRRAQVAVVVAEGNITGGDQPPGAIGGESTSALLREAREDKHVRSVVLRVDSGGGEVFASEQIRREVVALKAAGKPVVVSMGDVAASGGYWISMDADRIYADASTITGSIGIFAVVPTFPRTLAKIGVHTDGVGTTPIAGAFDLTRPLQPGAGQAIQAIIDRGYGNFIDKVADARGRSAEEIDLVARGRVWSGDQALARGLVDELGGLRVAIAKAAELGGLESDGWRVRYIEKSATPFGRFLTGFVSGRLGGVLVGHSDIARGLLARVVPRAEQDLQLLESVISPQPGRPVKAVAYCFCEF; this is encoded by the coding sequence ATGAGTACTGTGCAGCCCCCGCGCGCGCCGCTGACGCGCTTCATCGTCGGCATCTGGGACGGGATGAACTTCATCCGCCGGCTGACCCTCAACCTGCTGTTCTTCGGGCTGCTGCTGCTCGTCGGATTGCTGGTGCTGATCGCAATCGTCGGCGGCGGCGGGCGCCAGGCGCCGCTGCTCGAACGCACCACGCTGGTCGTCGCCCCGGAAGGACTGCTGGTCGAGCAGTACCGCACCGATCCCTTCATGCGCGCGCTGGCGCAGAGCAGCGGCAGCGGCGTCGGCGAGGTGCAGCTGCGCGACGTGCTGCGCGCGCTGGAAGCGGCGAAGACCAACGACCACATCGAGCGGGTGCTGCTGCGCACCGACCGCATGACGTTCTCCGGCTATGCCTCGATGCGCGAAGTCGCCGACGCGATTGCCGAGGTGCGCGCGGCCGGCAAGCAGGTGGTCGCGTTCGGTGAATACTTCGGCCAGCAGCAGTACCTGCTCGCCGCGCAGGCCGACGAGGTCTATCTCGATCCCGAAGGCGGGATGATGCTCGAGGGCATCAGCGGCTATCGCCAGTACTACCACGAGGCGCTGGCCGACAAGCTCGGCGTGGATGTGCACCTGTTCAAGGTGGGCGAATACAAGTCGGCGGCCGAACCCTACATCCTCGACGGGGCTTCGCCTGAAGCGAAGGAGGCCGACCTCTACTGGATGAACGATATCTGGCAGCGGTTCGTGGCCGACATCGGCCGGGTGCGCGGCATCGCGCCCGAGGTGCTCAATGCGGGCATCGACACCCTGCCGCAGGGCATCGTCGCGGCGCAGGGCGATCTGGCCCGCTACGCGTTGTCGCAGCGGCTCGTGGACGGCCTGAAGACGCGCGAGGAAGTGGAGCAGCTGCTGGTCGAGCGCGGCGTGGCCGATGACGACGCCGATGGTGGCTTCCGCCAGGTGTCGATGGACGATTTTCTCGCCCAGGTGGCGCCGGTCACCGGTGTCGACCGGCGCGCCCAGGTGGCGGTGGTCGTCGCCGAAGGCAACATCACCGGCGGCGACCAGCCTCCGGGCGCGATCGGTGGCGAGTCCACCTCCGCGCTGCTGCGCGAGGCGCGCGAGGACAAGCACGTGAGGTCGGTGGTGCTGCGGGTGGATTCGGGCGGTGGCGAAGTGTTCGCCTCCGAGCAGATCCGCCGCGAGGTCGTTGCACTCAAGGCCGCCGGCAAGCCCGTGGTGGTGTCGATGGGTGATGTCGCCGCATCGGGTGGTTACTGGATCAGCATGGACGCCGATCGCATCTACGCCGATGCGTCGACGATCACCGGCTCGATCGGCATCTTCGCGGTGGTTCCGACTTTCCCGCGGACCCTGGCCAAGATCGGCGTGCACACCGACGGCGTCGGCACCACGCCCATCGCCGGAGCGTTCGACCTCACCCGTCCCCTGCAGCCCGGAGCCGGACAGGCGATCCAGGCGATCATCGATCGCGGCTACGGCAACTTCATCGACAAGGTGGCGGACGCGCGCGGCCGCAGCGCGGAAGAGATCGATCTGGTGGCGCGGGGGCGCGTGTGGAGTGGCGACCAGGCACTCGCGCGCGGGCTGGTCGACGAACTCGGCGGCCTGCGCGTGGCGATCGCCAAGGCCGCCGAACTCGGTGGTCTGGAGAGTGACGGTTGGCGCGTGCGCTACATCGAAAAATCCGCGACCCCGTTCGGCCGCTTCCTGACGGGCTTCGTGAGTGGCCGCCTGGGCGGCGTCCTGGTCGGCCACAGCGACATCGCCCGTGGACTGCTGGCGCGGGTGGTGCCGCGCGCCGAACAGGATTTGCAGCTGCTCGAGAGCGTGATCTCGCCGCAGCCCGGCCGCCCGGTCAAGGCGGTCGCGTACTGCTTCTGCGAGTTCTGA
- the pssA gene encoding CDP-diacylglycerol--serine O-phosphatidyltransferase, which yields MSQTDPTPRRGRGIYLLPNLFTTGGLFAGFFAIIAASQGRFSAACIAIFVAAVLDGIDGRVARLTNTQSEFGVQYDSLADLISFGLAPALVMYHWSLMGMRLDGPTLGKVGWLAAFLYAACAALRLARFNSQVATVDKRYFVGLASPAAAGLMASFVWTCHELGFAGDALRYGALAVTVICGLLMVSRIRYTSFKGSGTGPKADRVPFVALVIALVILVAMWVDPPKTLLVAAVLYALSGPTLWLMRRRGGAETVS from the coding sequence ATGAGCCAGACCGACCCGACTCCGCGCCGCGGCCGCGGCATTTATCTGTTGCCGAACCTCTTCACCACCGGCGGGTTGTTCGCGGGTTTCTTCGCGATCATCGCGGCGTCGCAGGGACGATTCAGCGCCGCGTGCATCGCGATCTTCGTCGCCGCGGTCCTCGACGGCATCGATGGCCGCGTCGCGAGGCTCACCAATACCCAGAGCGAGTTCGGCGTGCAGTACGACTCGCTCGCCGATCTGATCAGTTTCGGCCTTGCCCCGGCCCTGGTGATGTATCACTGGTCGCTGATGGGCATGCGCCTGGACGGGCCGACCCTCGGCAAGGTCGGCTGGCTTGCCGCATTCCTGTATGCCGCCTGCGCGGCATTGCGTCTGGCGCGCTTCAACAGCCAGGTGGCGACCGTGGACAAGCGCTACTTCGTCGGGCTGGCGAGTCCGGCGGCGGCGGGACTGATGGCGAGTTTCGTGTGGACCTGTCACGAGCTCGGCTTCGCCGGCGACGCATTGCGCTATGGCGCGCTCGCGGTGACGGTGATCTGCGGCCTGCTGATGGTCAGCCGGATCCGCTACACCAGCTTCAAGGGCAGCGGCACCGGGCCGAAGGCCGATCGCGTGCCCTTCGTCGCGCTGGTCATCGCGCTGGTGATCCTGGTGGCGATGTGGGTCGACCCGCCCAAGACCCTGCTGGTGGCCGCGGTGCTCTACGCACTGTCGGGGCCGACGCTGTGGCTGATGCGCCGGCGCGGAGGCGCGGAGACCGTCTCGTGA
- a CDS encoding NYN domain-containing protein has translation MGDQTRIPDETRIALLIDADNAPAAKIDVILAEVARHGVANVRRAYGNWKSPHLGSWEKVLHEYAIRPIQQFAYSTGKNASDMAMVIDAMDLMYARNLDGFAIVSSDADFTPLVMRLRSDGYAVYGFGQEKTPTPFVKACSTFLYLEKLRAADDVDDGATVRPRTGAQLQADRELVQLLRNAVSAGADDGGWSHLGEVGSHVRNQGSFDARNYGYRNLSALIDAMGLFEVRRNGQAVEIREKPKAAPAKTASRQRGRRTRPAAAD, from the coding sequence ATGGGCGACCAGACCCGAATCCCAGACGAAACCCGAATTGCGCTCCTGATCGATGCCGACAACGCCCCGGCCGCGAAGATCGACGTGATCCTGGCCGAAGTCGCCCGCCACGGCGTCGCCAACGTACGCCGCGCCTACGGCAACTGGAAGAGCCCGCACCTGGGCAGCTGGGAAAAGGTGCTGCACGAATACGCGATCCGGCCGATCCAGCAGTTCGCCTACAGCACCGGCAAGAACGCATCCGACATGGCGATGGTCATCGACGCGATGGACCTGATGTATGCGCGCAACCTCGACGGATTCGCGATCGTCTCCAGCGATGCCGACTTCACTCCGCTGGTGATGCGGCTGCGCAGCGATGGCTACGCGGTCTACGGGTTCGGCCAGGAGAAAACCCCGACCCCCTTCGTCAAGGCGTGTTCGACGTTCCTGTACCTCGAGAAGCTGCGGGCGGCCGACGACGTCGACGACGGTGCCACGGTGAGGCCCCGCACCGGCGCGCAGCTGCAGGCCGACCGGGAGCTGGTACAGCTGCTGCGCAATGCGGTATCGGCCGGCGCCGACGATGGCGGCTGGTCGCATCTGGGCGAGGTGGGGAGCCACGTGCGCAACCAGGGCTCGTTCGATGCCCGCAACTACGGCTACCGCAACCTCAGTGCGCTGATCGATGCGATGGGCCTGTTCGAGGTGCGGCGCAACGGCCAGGCGGTGGAGATCCGCGAGAAACCCAAGGCGGCCCCCGCCAAGACCGCGTCGCGGCAGCGCGGGCGCCGGACGAGGCCGGCGGCGGCCGACTGA
- a CDS encoding DUF3106 domain-containing protein, with translation MAAVLGLLLAMPPAWAALPPALQTAGLPAAEREQLEARAARLARMTPDERARLSARVAAWQALPAAERQRRRIAHEAAATLPHAERVRLQQAATHFAALPEAEQRTLRLEFEQLDQGLRRGWLLGPVLGLDWPGLHPLFSAIPEAERMPALLALRATSPQARADLAALAQRTPPHERAALRSAWLAVPVESRDAWLRARVAGTP, from the coding sequence GTGGCGGCGGTTCTCGGCCTGCTGCTGGCGATGCCGCCAGCGTGGGCTGCGCTGCCGCCGGCCCTGCAGACCGCCGGGCTCCCCGCCGCCGAGCGCGAGCAGCTCGAAGCGCGCGCCGCGCGGCTTGCCCGGATGACGCCCGACGAGCGCGCCAGACTTTCCGCTCGCGTCGCCGCCTGGCAGGCGCTGCCGGCGGCCGAGCGCCAGCGCCGCCGCATTGCCCATGAGGCAGCCGCGACACTGCCGCATGCCGAGCGCGTGCGTCTGCAGCAGGCCGCGACCCACTTCGCGGCGCTGCCCGAGGCTGAGCAGCGCACCCTGCGACTGGAATTCGAACAGCTCGACCAGGGGCTGCGTCGCGGCTGGTTGCTGGGGCCGGTCCTGGGCCTGGACTGGCCGGGCCTGCATCCGCTGTTCTCGGCGATTCCCGAGGCCGAGCGCATGCCGGCATTGCTGGCCCTGCGCGCGACCTCGCCGCAGGCACGCGCGGACCTGGCGGCCCTGGCCCAGCGCACACCGCCGCACGAGCGCGCAGCCTTGCGCAGTGCATGGCTGGCGGTACCGGTCGAGTCGCGAGACGCCTGGCTGCGTGCCCGGGTGGCGGGGACGCCATGA
- a CDS encoding DUF3667 domain-containing protein produces MSRSSLPADELPRSCENCGTLLQGHYCHACGQPTHSPVRHVGHAVEEVFESFWHLDGRIFRTVRDLFVPGRIANRYLDGQRVRYVAPMRLLVILTLLTFFVAKFVIQDAMQDVGPGQLRTDRVAVELDHARSAHEVRRLRGEALAGIADTRRTAGAGPGASPQLDVAEAEVRAHAESRIAELGAEGAAAAEGNAETPAEGRAAAAGPASDAPGIRTGAPAPPTIGGPIGERIERNVVRLGDEPQLFVRAVLGVAPTALFILVPLFAVLLKLLYLFQRRLYLEHVVVGLYSHAALMLGLLLVFCGALAAPWLAARAPWAASTVHVVQTALLWAMPVYLLLMQKRVYGQSWPRTLLKFAVLGLLYFALFLSVAIPMAGYALYAL; encoded by the coding sequence ATGTCTCGATCCTCCCTGCCTGCCGACGAGTTGCCGCGCAGCTGCGAAAACTGCGGCACCCTGCTCCAGGGCCATTACTGCCATGCCTGCGGCCAACCCACGCACAGCCCTGTGCGGCATGTCGGCCACGCGGTGGAGGAAGTGTTCGAGTCGTTCTGGCATCTCGACGGCCGGATATTCCGGACGGTGCGCGACCTGTTCGTGCCTGGCCGCATCGCAAACCGCTATCTCGACGGCCAGCGTGTGCGTTACGTCGCGCCGATGCGGCTGTTGGTGATCCTGACGCTGCTGACGTTCTTCGTCGCGAAGTTCGTGATCCAGGACGCGATGCAGGATGTCGGGCCCGGTCAGCTGCGAACCGACCGGGTTGCGGTCGAGTTGGACCATGCGCGGAGCGCCCACGAAGTACGGCGCCTGCGCGGCGAGGCGCTCGCCGGCATCGCCGACACGCGCCGCACCGCGGGCGCCGGGCCTGGCGCGTCGCCGCAGCTCGACGTCGCCGAGGCGGAGGTGCGCGCCCATGCGGAAAGCCGGATCGCGGAACTCGGGGCCGAAGGCGCGGCCGCGGCCGAGGGCAATGCGGAGACGCCCGCCGAGGGCCGGGCAGCAGCGGCGGGGCCTGCGTCGGACGCCCCCGGCATCCGCACTGGAGCACCCGCCCCGCCGACCATCGGCGGCCCGATCGGCGAGCGCATCGAGCGCAACGTCGTGCGCCTGGGCGATGAGCCGCAACTCTTTGTGCGCGCGGTCCTCGGTGTTGCGCCGACCGCACTGTTCATCCTGGTGCCGCTGTTCGCGGTGCTGCTCAAGCTGCTCTACCTGTTCCAGCGCAGGCTCTATCTGGAGCATGTGGTGGTCGGCCTCTACAGCCACGCTGCGCTGATGCTGGGCCTGCTGCTGGTGTTCTGCGGCGCCCTCGCGGCGCCCTGGCTGGCGGCGCGTGCGCCCTGGGCCGCCAGCACCGTCCACGTCGTACAGACCGCCCTGCTGTGGGCGATGCCGGTCTATCTGCTGCTGATGCAGAAGCGTGTGTACGGCCAGTCGTGGCCGCGGACACTGCTCAAGTTCGCGGTCCTGGGCCTGCTGTACTTCGCGCTGTTTCTCAGTGTGGCGATCCCGATGGCCGGATATGCCCTCTATGCGTTGTAG
- a CDS encoding MATE family efflux transporter, giving the protein MSSAVTLPPLGHEVRRTAVLAAPLVAGHVATGLIGFVDSVIAGHHGTATLAAVAVGTAIFWLPLMVPMGTLMAVPPAVSQLDGQGRHAEVGPLFRQALWLAAGLGIALFGLLTLLAAALGPFGIAADIVPGATAFLHGIRWGVPALTLYFCMRYLSDGLHWTLPTMMFGFGGLVVLVPMGYALAFGWGPFPEGGAGGLGLASAIMMWMQSAAFAVYLAFSKRFARYALFTRFDPPRWPEIRSLLRTGLPIGVTVTMEGSLFVVTALLIGRLGEIEAAAHQIAINVAALCFMVPFGLAEATTVRVGNAIGRGLGSAGVRRAGFAGLVLVLGTQTLSGIALLLGHEHVVRIYTDDAAVAALAGALLLYAAAFQFPDGIQALSAGALRGLKDTRVPMFLAAAAYWGVGMSLGVTLGLGLGWGPKGMWVGLIAGLTVAAVLLGGRFLRSSHRVPAVYTVQPSR; this is encoded by the coding sequence ATGTCTTCCGCTGTCACGCTGCCGCCCCTGGGTCACGAGGTGCGGCGTACCGCCGTTCTGGCCGCTCCGCTGGTCGCAGGTCACGTCGCCACCGGCCTGATCGGCTTCGTCGATTCCGTCATTGCCGGCCACCACGGCACCGCCACGCTGGCCGCCGTGGCGGTGGGCACGGCGATCTTCTGGCTGCCGCTGATGGTGCCGATGGGCACGCTGATGGCGGTGCCGCCCGCGGTCTCCCAGCTCGACGGCCAGGGCCGCCATGCCGAAGTGGGACCGCTGTTCCGCCAGGCGCTGTGGCTGGCGGCCGGCCTGGGCATCGCGCTGTTCGGTCTGCTGACCCTGCTGGCGGCGGCGCTCGGTCCGTTCGGGATAGCGGCGGACATCGTGCCCGGCGCCACCGCCTTCCTGCATGGCATCCGCTGGGGCGTGCCGGCGCTGACGCTGTACTTCTGCATGCGCTACCTCAGCGACGGCCTGCACTGGACGCTGCCGACGATGATGTTTGGCTTCGGGGGCCTCGTCGTGCTGGTGCCGATGGGTTACGCGCTGGCGTTCGGCTGGGGGCCGTTTCCCGAAGGCGGCGCGGGGGGCTTGGGCCTGGCCTCGGCCATCATGATGTGGATGCAGTCGGCCGCATTCGCGGTGTACCTGGCGTTCTCGAAGCGGTTTGCGCGCTATGCGCTGTTCACCCGGTTCGACCCGCCGCGCTGGCCGGAGATCCGCTCGCTGTTGCGCACCGGCCTGCCGATCGGGGTCACCGTGACGATGGAGGGCAGCCTGTTCGTCGTGACCGCCTTGCTGATCGGGCGGCTCGGCGAAATCGAGGCGGCCGCGCACCAGATCGCGATCAACGTGGCCGCACTCTGCTTCATGGTGCCGTTCGGACTGGCCGAGGCCACCACCGTGCGCGTGGGGAATGCGATCGGGCGTGGCCTGGGTAGCGCCGGGGTCCGCCGCGCCGGCTTCGCGGGTCTGGTCCTGGTGCTGGGGACCCAGACCCTCTCCGGCATCGCCCTGCTGCTCGGCCACGAGCACGTGGTGCGCATCTACACGGACGATGCTGCGGTGGCCGCGCTCGCCGGCGCACTGCTGCTCTATGCCGCGGCCTTCCAGTTTCCCGACGGCATCCAGGCCCTGTCGGCCGGCGCGCTGCGCGGGCTCAAGGACACCCGCGTGCCGATGTTCCTCGCCGCCGCCGCGTACTGGGGCGTGGGCATGAGTCTCGGCGTCACGCTCGGCCTGGGGCTGGGCTGGGGACCGAAGGGCATGTGGGTGGGCCTGATCGCTGGACTCACCGTCGCCGCGGTGCTGCTCGGGGGGCGTTTCCTGCGCAGCAGCCACCGCGTGCCCGCCGTGTACACGGTCCAGCCGTCACGATGA
- a CDS encoding DUF4124 domain-containing protein: protein MRRIIVIALALLASLPAVANEVYSWKDARGVTHYSQTPPPAGTRFEVRRVAAGASATTAAPTSPANGAAPATAGSAASGDSTQCELARGNVAALKSGGAVQQIGADGKPRELDANERADQLALSEAGVRAYCR from the coding sequence ATGCGCCGCATCATCGTGATTGCACTCGCGTTGCTCGCCTCCCTCCCGGCGGTCGCCAACGAGGTCTACAGCTGGAAGGACGCGCGGGGCGTGACCCACTACTCGCAGACACCGCCACCTGCCGGTACCCGCTTCGAAGTCCGCAGAGTCGCCGCCGGCGCGTCTGCCACCACCGCGGCTCCGACATCGCCCGCAAATGGCGCTGCGCCTGCCACCGCTGGTAGCGCCGCGTCGGGCGACAGCACACAGTGCGAGCTCGCACGCGGCAATGTGGCGGCGCTCAAGAGCGGGGGGGCGGTGCAGCAGATCGGCGCCGATGGCAAGCCGCGCGAACTCGACGCCAACGAGCGCGCGGACCAGCTCGCCCTGTCGGAAGCCGGGGTACGCGCGTACTGCCGCTGA
- a CDS encoding primosomal protein N', whose product MPVTVPAPSPSVLRVALPVPLPRLFDYHPPPGSPAVPGDAGRRIRVPFGPRELVGVVAEIGAPDDPAQPLREALEWLDDAPLLAGELAASLRWLARYTHAPLGEVLATALPASLRRGEAMPDTHAWAWRLTEAGATSAAGLKAGGRPQRLAALLAAGPRDEEALELAMEGWRAPARTLAARGLAERFAIPASQLAPAPQAGPPLHDEQRQAVEAVAACTGFAALLLDGVTGSGKTEVYLAAIADCLARGRQALVLVPEIGLTPQTLARFRARLGVPVHALHSGLGDGERARVWAAAARGEARVVVGTRSAVFVPLPDAGLVVVDEEHDGSYKQQDGIRYHARDFALVRGKALDVPVLLGSATPSLESLQNAVSGRYAHLRLRHRAGVAKPPVVRVLDVRKRPLEAGLSPELLAAITSALAAGGQVLVFKNRRGYAPVLLCHDCGWSAHCPRCSTPDRPHPMTVHAGGRRLQCHHCGHRASAPPACPDCASLGLQPQGVGTERIEELLAARLPDVPVLRIDRGSTRRRDALEDLLGSLGNRPGVLIGTQMLAKGHDLPNLTLVCVVGIDEGLFSADFRAGEKLAQLLIQVAGRAGRADKPGLVLLQTHHPEHPLLLTLINGGYHAFAAGELAQREAAGFPPFAPLALLRAESQQADPPMAFLQAARRVLATYATRDAAGMPTLLLDGPVVAPMPRRAGSYRAQLLIATDQRPRLHGILDTALPEIHALPEARRARWSLDVDPVDLY is encoded by the coding sequence TTGCCGGTGACCGTGCCCGCTCCCTCGCCTTCTGTCCTGCGCGTCGCGCTGCCGGTACCGCTGCCGCGCCTGTTCGACTACCACCCGCCCCCGGGTTCGCCGGCCGTGCCCGGCGATGCGGGCCGCCGCATCCGGGTGCCGTTCGGGCCGCGGGAGCTGGTGGGCGTGGTCGCGGAGATCGGCGCGCCCGATGACCCGGCGCAGCCTCTTCGCGAGGCCCTCGAGTGGCTGGACGATGCCCCGCTTCTCGCCGGCGAGCTGGCTGCCTCGTTGCGCTGGCTGGCGCGCTATACCCACGCCCCGCTCGGTGAGGTGCTTGCCACCGCCCTGCCCGCGTCGCTGCGCCGGGGAGAAGCCATGCCCGATACCCATGCCTGGGCCTGGCGGCTGACCGAAGCTGGCGCGACCTCGGCCGCGGGGCTCAAGGCCGGTGGGCGGCCGCAGCGGCTGGCGGCGTTGCTGGCTGCCGGACCGCGCGACGAGGAAGCCCTTGAGCTGGCGATGGAGGGCTGGCGTGCACCAGCGCGGACCCTCGCCGCGCGCGGGCTCGCGGAGCGGTTCGCGATTCCGGCCTCACAGCTGGCGCCGGCGCCGCAGGCGGGCCCGCCGCTGCATGACGAGCAGCGCCAGGCGGTCGAAGCCGTCGCCGCGTGCACCGGCTTCGCCGCGCTGCTGCTCGACGGCGTCACCGGAAGTGGCAAGACCGAGGTCTATCTGGCTGCGATCGCCGACTGCCTCGCGCGCGGGCGGCAGGCGCTGGTGCTGGTGCCCGAGATCGGCCTGACCCCGCAGACCCTTGCCCGCTTCCGCGCGCGGCTCGGCGTCCCGGTGCATGCGCTGCATTCGGGACTCGGCGACGGCGAACGGGCGCGGGTCTGGGCGGCCGCGGCCCGCGGCGAGGCGCGTGTCGTGGTCGGCACCCGCTCGGCGGTGTTCGTGCCGCTTCCCGACGCCGGCCTCGTCGTCGTCGACGAGGAACATGACGGCAGCTACAAGCAGCAGGATGGCATCCGCTACCACGCGCGCGATTTCGCGCTGGTGCGCGGCAAGGCGCTCGACGTTCCGGTATTGCTGGGCAGCGCGACGCCGTCGCTGGAATCGCTGCAGAACGCGGTTTCGGGCCGCTACGCGCACCTGCGCCTGCGTCATCGCGCGGGCGTTGCCAAGCCACCGGTGGTACGCGTGCTCGACGTGCGCAAGCGCCCGCTCGAGGCCGGCCTCTCGCCCGAACTGCTGGCCGCGATCACGTCGGCGCTCGCCGCCGGCGGCCAGGTGCTGGTGTTCAAGAACCGGCGCGGCTATGCGCCCGTGCTGCTGTGCCACGACTGCGGCTGGAGCGCGCACTGCCCACGCTGCAGCACGCCCGATCGGCCCCATCCGATGACCGTGCACGCGGGAGGCCGCCGCCTGCAGTGCCACCACTGCGGCCATCGCGCGAGCGCGCCGCCGGCCTGTCCGGACTGCGCGAGCCTCGGCCTGCAGCCGCAGGGCGTGGGGACCGAACGCATCGAGGAACTGCTCGCCGCGCGCCTGCCGGATGTACCGGTGCTGCGCATCGACCGCGGCAGCACACGGCGGCGCGATGCGCTCGAAGACCTGCTCGGCTCACTCGGCAACCGGCCGGGCGTGCTGATCGGCACGCAGATGCTGGCCAAGGGCCATGACCTGCCCAATCTGACCCTGGTCTGCGTCGTAGGCATCGACGAGGGCCTGTTTTCGGCGGATTTCCGCGCCGGCGAGAAACTCGCGCAACTGCTGATCCAGGTGGCCGGGCGCGCCGGGCGCGCCGACAAGCCCGGCCTGGTGCTGCTGCAGACCCACCATCCCGAGCATCCGCTGCTGCTGACGCTGATCAACGGTGGCTACCACGCCTTTGCCGCCGGAGAGCTGGCGCAGCGCGAAGCGGCAGGCTTTCCGCCGTTCGCGCCGCTGGCCCTGCTGCGCGCCGAGTCGCAGCAGGCCGACCCCCCGATGGCATTCCTCCAGGCCGCGCGGCGGGTGCTCGCAACGTATGCGACGCGCGATGCAGCCGGTATGCCGACCCTGCTGCTCGACGGCCCGGTGGTCGCGCCGATGCCGCGGCGGGCCGGCAGCTATCGCGCGCAATTGCTGATCGCCACCGACCAGCGTCCGCGCCTGCACGGCATCCTCGATACCGCGCTGCCGGAGATCCATGCCCTGCCCGAAGCCCGGCGTGCGCGCTGGTCGCTGGATGTGGACCCGGTCGATCTGTACTGA
- the rimI gene encoding ribosomal protein S18-alanine N-acetyltransferase has translation MAAEPGVDGGTEAGWALRPMRATDLDAVMAIEVRAYPFPWTRGIFDDCLRAAYPAWLLNVDGHIAGYGVLSIAAGEAHVLNVCVDPELQGRGHGRRLFRALVDIARKLGAQRVFLEVRPSNPAAVALYHAEGFNEIGRRPRYYPTHNGREDAIVMARELFDDA, from the coding sequence ATGGCGGCTGAGCCCGGAGTCGACGGCGGGACGGAGGCCGGGTGGGCCTTGCGGCCGATGCGCGCGACCGACCTCGATGCGGTCATGGCGATCGAGGTGCGCGCCTACCCCTTTCCCTGGACACGGGGCATCTTCGACGACTGCCTGCGCGCGGCGTATCCGGCCTGGCTGCTGAATGTCGACGGCCACATCGCCGGCTACGGCGTGCTGAGCATCGCTGCCGGTGAGGCCCATGTGCTCAACGTCTGCGTCGACCCCGAGCTGCAGGGTCGCGGTCACGGCCGTCGGCTGTTCCGCGCGCTGGTCGACATTGCCCGCAAGCTCGGCGCGCAGCGTGTCTTCCTCGAAGTGCGGCCCTCCAATCCCGCCGCCGTCGCGCTCTATCACGCAGAGGGCTTCAACGAGATCGGCCGCCGTCCGCGCTATTACCCCACCCACAACGGTCGCGAGGACGCGATCGTGATGGCGCGCGAATTGTTCGACGACGCCTGA